Proteins co-encoded in one Ziziphus jujuba cultivar Dongzao chromosome 9, ASM3175591v1 genomic window:
- the LOC107425834 gene encoding LOB domain-containing protein 29: MTGSGSPCGACKFLRRKCVKGCIFAPYFCHDQGVNHFAAIHKVFGASNVSKLLAHLPVSDRCEAAVTISYEAQARLQDPIYGCVSHIFALQQQVVSLQAQLASMKEQAAQSFSSGSAFANPNGKVLYGKLPFSQAPQDWFEPENKETVPQFNPNLAANSATMTYHGNGVINPNSMEINYENSVKIPDENASYRSFEEVSCFDMQMNNRQYCSFQEADELQSMAFGYINQHS; the protein is encoded by the exons ATGACCGGTTCTGGTTCTCCTTGCGGAGCCTGCAAGTTCTTGAGGAGAAAATGTGTAAAGGGTTGTATTTTTGCACCTTATTTTTGCCATGACCAGGGTGTTAACCATTTTGCTGCAATCCACAAGGTTTTTGGCGCAAGCAATGTGTCGAAATTGCTTGCTCATCTTCCGGTGAGTGATCGTTGCGAAGCCGCGGTCACAATCTCTTATGAAGCTCAAGCTAGGCTTCAAGATCCCATTTATGGATGTGTTTCTCATATTTTCGCCCTCCAACAGCAG gttGTAAGCCTGCAAGCTCAATTGGCTTCCATGAAAGAACAAGCAGCTCAAAGCTTTTCTAGTGGCTCTGCTTTTGCAAACCCTAATGGAAAAGTACTCTATGGGAAGCTTCCTTTTTCTCAGGCACCACAAGATTGGTTTGAGCCGGAAAACAAAGAAACTGTGCCACAATTCAATCCTAATCTCGCCGCTAACTCTGCCACCATGACATATCATGGAAACGGGGTTATAAATCCAAATTCTATGGAGATTAATTATGAAAACTCAGTGAAAATCCCAGACGAAAATGCCTCATATAGAAGCTTTGAGGAGGTTTCTTGTTTCGACATGCAAATGAACAACAGGCAATATTGCAGTTTTCAGGAAGCAGATGAACTTCAATCCATGGCTTTCGGCTATATTAATCAGCATTCATAA
- the LOC107425942 gene encoding poly [ADP-ribose] polymerase 1 isoform X1: protein MASLENQKPWKVEYAKSSRSSCKTCKNPINKEKLRLGKMVQATQFDGFMPMWNHAECIMRKAKQIKSTGDVEGLELLRWEDQQKIRKYVESGQQQAETTNTAIDMECGIEVSQTSRATCRRCSQKILKGEVRISTKPEGQGARGLAWHHANCYLESSEPIELEKLTGWGALPVSDQATVCALVKKVPSTQKSGSKVEEKDGKGLKQLTSKAGTKRKTDVGGDQKSKVAKGDQDVSKSRGASVRKNNDAEDRNPKSSDLESKLEAQTKELWALKDELKQHVTTAELREMLEANGQDSTGSELDLRDRCADGMMFGALGSCPLCSGSLRYSGGMYRCHGYLSAWSKCSYSTREPERLKVKWKVPEDTDNQYLRKWFKSQKVGKPARILPAPSSSIPSGSHASSCQSQISKSESLSDLRVTITGVPKETTVEWRRKIEDAGGAYHAKIKKDTNCVVVGGVLNDLDAENRKASDFIVRRMKLPIVREDYLVDCFQKQKKLPFDPYKVEAVGGASSMVTVKVKGRSAVHESSGLQDIGHILEDGNSIYNTTLNMSDLSTGINSYYILQIIQDDKNSDCYVFRKWGRVGNDKIGGKKLEEMSKSDAICEFKRLFLEKTGNPWEAWEKKNFQKQPGRFFPLDIDYGVNKQVTKKNKNESSNLAPQLAELMKMLFNVETYRAAMMEFEINMCEMPLGKLSKTNIQKGFEALTEIQNLLSNNTHDPSVKESLIIDASNRFFTVIPSVHPHVIRDEDIFKSKVKMLEALQDIEIASRLVGFDGDTDESIDDKYKKLRCEVVPLSHDSEDYRLIEKYLLTTHAPTHTDWSLELEEVFSLEREGEYDKFAPYRQKLSNRMLLWHGSRLTNFVGILSQGLRIAPPEAPATGYMFGKGIYFADLVSKSAQYCYTDKKNPVGLMLLSEVALGDVYEVKKAKYMDKPPEGKHSTKGLGKKMPNESECVKWRNDVVVPCGKPVPSNVRASELMYNEYIVYDTAQVKMQFLLKVRFHHKS from the exons ATGGCGAGTCTTGAGAACCAAAAGCCATGGAAGGTGGAATATGCAAAGTCGTCGCGATCGTCATGCAAAACCTGCAAAAACCCCATTAACAAAGAGAAGCTCCGCCTTGGCAAGATGGTCCAGGCCACCCAATTCGACGGCTTCATGCCC ATGTGGAACCATGCTGAATGCATTATGAGGAAAGCAAAGCAGATTAAATC AACTGGTGATGTTGAGGGCTTGGAGCTGCTCCGATGGGAAGACCAgcagaaaattagaaaatacgtAGAAAGTGGTCAGCAGCAGGCAGAAACAACAAATACAGCCATTGACATGGAATGTGGTATTGAAGTTTCGCAAACTTCTCGAGCCACTTGCAGGCGCTGCAGTCAAAAGATCTTGAAAGGAGAG GTTCGAATTTCCACCAAGCCTGAGGGTCAAGGAGCTAGGGGTTTGGCATGGCATCATGCCAATTGTTACTTGGAATCCTCTGAACCTATTGAACTGGAGAAGTTGACAGGGTGGGGGGCCCTTCCAGTTTCTGATCAAGCAACTGTCTGTGCCCTAGTTAAGAAGGTTCCTTCTACTCAGAAAAGTG GCTCCAAAGTTGAAGAAAAAGATGGTAAAGGACTGAAGCAATTGACTTCCAAAGCTGGAACAAAACGTAAAACAGATGTGGGTGGTGATCAGAAGTCTAAAGTTGCAAAGGGTGATCAAGATGTGTCAAAAAGCAGGGGTGCATCTGTGAGGAAAAATAATGATGCAGAGGATCGAAACCCAAAATCATCTGACCTGGAGAGTAAACTAGAGGCCCAAACTAAAGAACTGTGGGCCTTGAAAGATGAACTTAAACAACACGTAACAACAGCTGAATTGCGTGAGATGCTTGAAGCCAATGGTCAAGATTCAACAGGATCTGAGCTTGACTTGCGAGATCGATG TGCGGATGGAATGATGTTTGGGGCACTTGGTAGCTGCCCCCTCTGTTCTGGTTCTCTTCGTTATTCTGGAGGCATGTACCGTTGCCATGGTTACCTTTCAGCATGGAGCAAATGTTCTTATTCCACTCGAGAACCAGAACGCCTTAAAGTGAAATGGAAAGTCCCAGAAGATACAGATAATCAATATCTTCGCAAG TGGTTTAAATCACAAAAGGTTGGGAAACCTGCAAGGATACTCCCAGCACCATCATCCAGCATTCCTTCTGGAAGCCATGCTTCCAGTTGCCAATCCCAGATTTCTAAGAGTGAAAGCTTGTCAGATTTGAGAGTTACTATTACTGGAGTACCTAAGGAAACCACG GTAGAATGGAGGAGAAAAATTGAAGATGCGGGTGGAGCTTATCATGCTAAGATCAAGAAAG ATACAAACTGTGTGGTTGTGGGTGGAGTACTCAATGATCTCGATGCTGAGAATAGAAAGGCAAG TGATTTTATTGTCAGGAGAATGAAACTTCCAATTGTTAGGGAAGATTATCTGGttgattgttttcaaaaacagaaaaagctTCCATTTGATCCCTACAAAGTTGAGGCCGTAGGTGGGGCCTCTAGCATGGTCACTGTTAAAGTGAAAGGGCGGAGTGCTGTGCATGAGTCTTCTGGTCTGCAGGATATCGGCCACATACTTGAGGATGGTAATAGCATCTATAATACAACTTTGAACATGTCTGACTTATCAACTGGCATTAACAG CTACTATATCCTCCAAATTATCCAAGATGATAAGAATTCAGATTGCTACGTGTTTCGTAAATGGGGTCGAGTGGGGAATGACAAAATTGGAGGGAAAAAACTGGAGGAGATGTCAAAATCAGATGCAATCTGTGAATTTAAACGCTTATTCCTTGAGAAGACTGGGAATCCATGGGAAGCatgggaaaagaaaaattttcagaAGCAGCCAGGCAGATTTTTCCCATTGGATATT GATTATGGGGTCAACAAGCAGGttacaaagaaaaataagaatgaGAGCAGCAACCTTGCTCCCCAGTTAGCagaattgatgaagatgctctTTAATGTGGAAACATACAG AGCTGCCATGATGGAATTCGAGATTAATATGTGTGAAATGCCCCTTGGAAAACTGAGCAAAACCAATATCCAAAAGG GGTTTGAGGCATTAACAGAAATACAGAATCTCTTAAGCAACAATACTCATGATCCTTCTGTGAAAGAAAGCTTGATCATTGATGCCAGCAACCGGTTTTTCACTGTGATCCCTTCAGTACATCCTCATGTTATTAGGGATGAGGATATTTTTAAGTCAAAG GTGAAAATGTTAGAAGCTCTCCAGGACATTGAAATTGCTTCAAGATTGGTTGGTTTTGATGGTGATACTGATGAGTCCATTGATGATAAATACAAGAAGCTCCGCTGTGAGGTTGTTCCACTCTCTCATGATAGTGAAGATTATCGGTTGATTGAGAAATATCTCCTTACCACTCATGCCCCTACACACacg GATTGGAGTCTTGAACTTGAAGAAGTTTTTTCACTTGAAAGGGAAGGGGAATATGATAAATTTGCTCCTTACAGACAAAAGCTTAGCAATAGAATGCTCCTTTGGCATG GTTCTCGGCTGACAAACTTTGTGGGCATACTTAGCCAGGGACTGAGAATAGCTCCTCCTGAAGCTCCAGCTACTGGTTATATG TTTGGCAAGGGGATTTACTTTGCTGATCTTGTCAGTAAGAGTGCTCAGTATTGCTATACCGACAAGAAAAATCCTGTGGGCCTCATGCTTCTCAGCGAAGTTGCCCTAGGGGATGTCTATGAAGTCAAGAAGGCCAAG TATATGGATAAACCTCCTGAAGGAAAGCACTCCACCAAAGGACTTGGCAAGAAGATGCCTAACGAGTCTGAATGTGTAAAATGGAGGAATGATGTTGTAGTTCCTTGTGGGAAACCGGTGCCATCCAATGTCAGGGCCTCTGAACTGATGTATAATGAGTACATCGTTTACGACACAGCTCAA GTTAAGATGCAATTCTTGTTGAAGGTGAGGTTTCATCACAAGAGTTAA
- the LOC107425942 gene encoding poly [ADP-ribose] polymerase 1 isoform X2, which produces MASLENQKPWKVEYAKSSRSSCKTCKNPINKEKLRLGKMVQATQFDGFMPMWNHAECIMRKAKQIKSTGDVEGLELLRWEDQQKIRKYVESGQQQAETTNTAIDMECGIEVSQTSRATCRRCSQKILKGEVRISTKPEGQGARGLAWHHANCYLESSEPIELEKLTGWGALPVSDQATVCALVKKVPSTQKSGSKVEEKDGKGLKQLTSKAGTKRKTDVGGDQKSKVAKGDQDVSKSRGASVRKNNDAEDRNPKSSDLESKLEAQTKELWALKDELKQHVTTAELREMLEANGQDSTGSELDLRDRCADGMMFGALGSCPLCSGSLRYSGGMYRCHGYLSAWSKCSYSTREPERLKVKWKVPEDTDNQYLRKWFKSQKVGKPARILPAPSSSIPSGSHASSCQSQISKSESLSDLRVTITGVPKETTVEWRRKIEDAGGAYHAKIKKDTNCVVVGGVLNDLDAENRKARRMKLPIVREDYLVDCFQKQKKLPFDPYKVEAVGGASSMVTVKVKGRSAVHESSGLQDIGHILEDGNSIYNTTLNMSDLSTGINSYYILQIIQDDKNSDCYVFRKWGRVGNDKIGGKKLEEMSKSDAICEFKRLFLEKTGNPWEAWEKKNFQKQPGRFFPLDIDYGVNKQVTKKNKNESSNLAPQLAELMKMLFNVETYRAAMMEFEINMCEMPLGKLSKTNIQKGFEALTEIQNLLSNNTHDPSVKESLIIDASNRFFTVIPSVHPHVIRDEDIFKSKVKMLEALQDIEIASRLVGFDGDTDESIDDKYKKLRCEVVPLSHDSEDYRLIEKYLLTTHAPTHTDWSLELEEVFSLEREGEYDKFAPYRQKLSNRMLLWHGSRLTNFVGILSQGLRIAPPEAPATGYMFGKGIYFADLVSKSAQYCYTDKKNPVGLMLLSEVALGDVYEVKKAKYMDKPPEGKHSTKGLGKKMPNESECVKWRNDVVVPCGKPVPSNVRASELMYNEYIVYDTAQVKMQFLLKVRFHHKS; this is translated from the exons ATGGCGAGTCTTGAGAACCAAAAGCCATGGAAGGTGGAATATGCAAAGTCGTCGCGATCGTCATGCAAAACCTGCAAAAACCCCATTAACAAAGAGAAGCTCCGCCTTGGCAAGATGGTCCAGGCCACCCAATTCGACGGCTTCATGCCC ATGTGGAACCATGCTGAATGCATTATGAGGAAAGCAAAGCAGATTAAATC AACTGGTGATGTTGAGGGCTTGGAGCTGCTCCGATGGGAAGACCAgcagaaaattagaaaatacgtAGAAAGTGGTCAGCAGCAGGCAGAAACAACAAATACAGCCATTGACATGGAATGTGGTATTGAAGTTTCGCAAACTTCTCGAGCCACTTGCAGGCGCTGCAGTCAAAAGATCTTGAAAGGAGAG GTTCGAATTTCCACCAAGCCTGAGGGTCAAGGAGCTAGGGGTTTGGCATGGCATCATGCCAATTGTTACTTGGAATCCTCTGAACCTATTGAACTGGAGAAGTTGACAGGGTGGGGGGCCCTTCCAGTTTCTGATCAAGCAACTGTCTGTGCCCTAGTTAAGAAGGTTCCTTCTACTCAGAAAAGTG GCTCCAAAGTTGAAGAAAAAGATGGTAAAGGACTGAAGCAATTGACTTCCAAAGCTGGAACAAAACGTAAAACAGATGTGGGTGGTGATCAGAAGTCTAAAGTTGCAAAGGGTGATCAAGATGTGTCAAAAAGCAGGGGTGCATCTGTGAGGAAAAATAATGATGCAGAGGATCGAAACCCAAAATCATCTGACCTGGAGAGTAAACTAGAGGCCCAAACTAAAGAACTGTGGGCCTTGAAAGATGAACTTAAACAACACGTAACAACAGCTGAATTGCGTGAGATGCTTGAAGCCAATGGTCAAGATTCAACAGGATCTGAGCTTGACTTGCGAGATCGATG TGCGGATGGAATGATGTTTGGGGCACTTGGTAGCTGCCCCCTCTGTTCTGGTTCTCTTCGTTATTCTGGAGGCATGTACCGTTGCCATGGTTACCTTTCAGCATGGAGCAAATGTTCTTATTCCACTCGAGAACCAGAACGCCTTAAAGTGAAATGGAAAGTCCCAGAAGATACAGATAATCAATATCTTCGCAAG TGGTTTAAATCACAAAAGGTTGGGAAACCTGCAAGGATACTCCCAGCACCATCATCCAGCATTCCTTCTGGAAGCCATGCTTCCAGTTGCCAATCCCAGATTTCTAAGAGTGAAAGCTTGTCAGATTTGAGAGTTACTATTACTGGAGTACCTAAGGAAACCACG GTAGAATGGAGGAGAAAAATTGAAGATGCGGGTGGAGCTTATCATGCTAAGATCAAGAAAG ATACAAACTGTGTGGTTGTGGGTGGAGTACTCAATGATCTCGATGCTGAGAATAGAAAGGCAAG GAGAATGAAACTTCCAATTGTTAGGGAAGATTATCTGGttgattgttttcaaaaacagaaaaagctTCCATTTGATCCCTACAAAGTTGAGGCCGTAGGTGGGGCCTCTAGCATGGTCACTGTTAAAGTGAAAGGGCGGAGTGCTGTGCATGAGTCTTCTGGTCTGCAGGATATCGGCCACATACTTGAGGATGGTAATAGCATCTATAATACAACTTTGAACATGTCTGACTTATCAACTGGCATTAACAG CTACTATATCCTCCAAATTATCCAAGATGATAAGAATTCAGATTGCTACGTGTTTCGTAAATGGGGTCGAGTGGGGAATGACAAAATTGGAGGGAAAAAACTGGAGGAGATGTCAAAATCAGATGCAATCTGTGAATTTAAACGCTTATTCCTTGAGAAGACTGGGAATCCATGGGAAGCatgggaaaagaaaaattttcagaAGCAGCCAGGCAGATTTTTCCCATTGGATATT GATTATGGGGTCAACAAGCAGGttacaaagaaaaataagaatgaGAGCAGCAACCTTGCTCCCCAGTTAGCagaattgatgaagatgctctTTAATGTGGAAACATACAG AGCTGCCATGATGGAATTCGAGATTAATATGTGTGAAATGCCCCTTGGAAAACTGAGCAAAACCAATATCCAAAAGG GGTTTGAGGCATTAACAGAAATACAGAATCTCTTAAGCAACAATACTCATGATCCTTCTGTGAAAGAAAGCTTGATCATTGATGCCAGCAACCGGTTTTTCACTGTGATCCCTTCAGTACATCCTCATGTTATTAGGGATGAGGATATTTTTAAGTCAAAG GTGAAAATGTTAGAAGCTCTCCAGGACATTGAAATTGCTTCAAGATTGGTTGGTTTTGATGGTGATACTGATGAGTCCATTGATGATAAATACAAGAAGCTCCGCTGTGAGGTTGTTCCACTCTCTCATGATAGTGAAGATTATCGGTTGATTGAGAAATATCTCCTTACCACTCATGCCCCTACACACacg GATTGGAGTCTTGAACTTGAAGAAGTTTTTTCACTTGAAAGGGAAGGGGAATATGATAAATTTGCTCCTTACAGACAAAAGCTTAGCAATAGAATGCTCCTTTGGCATG GTTCTCGGCTGACAAACTTTGTGGGCATACTTAGCCAGGGACTGAGAATAGCTCCTCCTGAAGCTCCAGCTACTGGTTATATG TTTGGCAAGGGGATTTACTTTGCTGATCTTGTCAGTAAGAGTGCTCAGTATTGCTATACCGACAAGAAAAATCCTGTGGGCCTCATGCTTCTCAGCGAAGTTGCCCTAGGGGATGTCTATGAAGTCAAGAAGGCCAAG TATATGGATAAACCTCCTGAAGGAAAGCACTCCACCAAAGGACTTGGCAAGAAGATGCCTAACGAGTCTGAATGTGTAAAATGGAGGAATGATGTTGTAGTTCCTTGTGGGAAACCGGTGCCATCCAATGTCAGGGCCTCTGAACTGATGTATAATGAGTACATCGTTTACGACACAGCTCAA GTTAAGATGCAATTCTTGTTGAAGGTGAGGTTTCATCACAAGAGTTAA
- the LOC107425942 gene encoding poly [ADP-ribose] polymerase 1 isoform X3 — translation MASLENQKPWKVEYAKSSRSSCKTCKNPINKEKLRLGKMVQATQFDGFMPMWNHAECIMRKAKQIKSTGDVEGLELLRWEDQQKIRKYVESGQQQAETTNTAIDMECGIEVSQTSRATCRRCSQKILKGEVRISTKPEGQGARGLAWHHANCYLESSEPIELEKLTGWGALPVSDQATVCALVKKVPSTQKSGSKVEEKDGKGLKQLTSKAGTKRKTDVGGDQKSKVAKGDQDVSKSRGASVRKNNDAEDRNPKSSDLESKLEAQTKELWALKDELKQHVTTAELREMLEANGQDSTGSELDLRDRCADGMMFGALGSCPLCSGSLRYSGGMYRCHGYLSAWSKCSYSTREPERLKVKWKVPEDTDNQYLRKWFKSQKVGKPARILPAPSSSIPSGSHASSCQSQISKSESLSDLRVTITGVPKETTVEWRRKIEDAGGAYHAKIKKDTNCVVVGGVLNDLDAENRKASDFIVRRMKLPIVREDYLVDCFQKQKKLPFDPYKVEAVGGASSMVTVKVKGRSAVHESSGLQDIGHILEDGNSIYNTTLNMSDLSTGINSYYILQIIQDDKNSDCYVFRKWGRVGNDKIGGKKLEEMSKSDAICEFKRLFLEKTGNPWEAWEKKNFQKQPGRFFPLDIDYGVNKQVTKKNKNESSNLAPQLAELMKMLFNVETYRAAMMEFEINMCEMPLGKLSKTNIQKGFEALTEIQNLLSNNTHDPSVKESLIIDASNRFFTVIPSVHPHVIRDEDIFKSKVKMLEALQDIEIASRLVGFDGDTDESIDDKYKKLRCEDWSLELEEVFSLEREGEYDKFAPYRQKLSNRMLLWHGSRLTNFVGILSQGLRIAPPEAPATGYMFGKGIYFADLVSKSAQYCYTDKKNPVGLMLLSEVALGDVYEVKKAKYMDKPPEGKHSTKGLGKKMPNESECVKWRNDVVVPCGKPVPSNVRASELMYNEYIVYDTAQVKMQFLLKVRFHHKS, via the exons ATGGCGAGTCTTGAGAACCAAAAGCCATGGAAGGTGGAATATGCAAAGTCGTCGCGATCGTCATGCAAAACCTGCAAAAACCCCATTAACAAAGAGAAGCTCCGCCTTGGCAAGATGGTCCAGGCCACCCAATTCGACGGCTTCATGCCC ATGTGGAACCATGCTGAATGCATTATGAGGAAAGCAAAGCAGATTAAATC AACTGGTGATGTTGAGGGCTTGGAGCTGCTCCGATGGGAAGACCAgcagaaaattagaaaatacgtAGAAAGTGGTCAGCAGCAGGCAGAAACAACAAATACAGCCATTGACATGGAATGTGGTATTGAAGTTTCGCAAACTTCTCGAGCCACTTGCAGGCGCTGCAGTCAAAAGATCTTGAAAGGAGAG GTTCGAATTTCCACCAAGCCTGAGGGTCAAGGAGCTAGGGGTTTGGCATGGCATCATGCCAATTGTTACTTGGAATCCTCTGAACCTATTGAACTGGAGAAGTTGACAGGGTGGGGGGCCCTTCCAGTTTCTGATCAAGCAACTGTCTGTGCCCTAGTTAAGAAGGTTCCTTCTACTCAGAAAAGTG GCTCCAAAGTTGAAGAAAAAGATGGTAAAGGACTGAAGCAATTGACTTCCAAAGCTGGAACAAAACGTAAAACAGATGTGGGTGGTGATCAGAAGTCTAAAGTTGCAAAGGGTGATCAAGATGTGTCAAAAAGCAGGGGTGCATCTGTGAGGAAAAATAATGATGCAGAGGATCGAAACCCAAAATCATCTGACCTGGAGAGTAAACTAGAGGCCCAAACTAAAGAACTGTGGGCCTTGAAAGATGAACTTAAACAACACGTAACAACAGCTGAATTGCGTGAGATGCTTGAAGCCAATGGTCAAGATTCAACAGGATCTGAGCTTGACTTGCGAGATCGATG TGCGGATGGAATGATGTTTGGGGCACTTGGTAGCTGCCCCCTCTGTTCTGGTTCTCTTCGTTATTCTGGAGGCATGTACCGTTGCCATGGTTACCTTTCAGCATGGAGCAAATGTTCTTATTCCACTCGAGAACCAGAACGCCTTAAAGTGAAATGGAAAGTCCCAGAAGATACAGATAATCAATATCTTCGCAAG TGGTTTAAATCACAAAAGGTTGGGAAACCTGCAAGGATACTCCCAGCACCATCATCCAGCATTCCTTCTGGAAGCCATGCTTCCAGTTGCCAATCCCAGATTTCTAAGAGTGAAAGCTTGTCAGATTTGAGAGTTACTATTACTGGAGTACCTAAGGAAACCACG GTAGAATGGAGGAGAAAAATTGAAGATGCGGGTGGAGCTTATCATGCTAAGATCAAGAAAG ATACAAACTGTGTGGTTGTGGGTGGAGTACTCAATGATCTCGATGCTGAGAATAGAAAGGCAAG TGATTTTATTGTCAGGAGAATGAAACTTCCAATTGTTAGGGAAGATTATCTGGttgattgttttcaaaaacagaaaaagctTCCATTTGATCCCTACAAAGTTGAGGCCGTAGGTGGGGCCTCTAGCATGGTCACTGTTAAAGTGAAAGGGCGGAGTGCTGTGCATGAGTCTTCTGGTCTGCAGGATATCGGCCACATACTTGAGGATGGTAATAGCATCTATAATACAACTTTGAACATGTCTGACTTATCAACTGGCATTAACAG CTACTATATCCTCCAAATTATCCAAGATGATAAGAATTCAGATTGCTACGTGTTTCGTAAATGGGGTCGAGTGGGGAATGACAAAATTGGAGGGAAAAAACTGGAGGAGATGTCAAAATCAGATGCAATCTGTGAATTTAAACGCTTATTCCTTGAGAAGACTGGGAATCCATGGGAAGCatgggaaaagaaaaattttcagaAGCAGCCAGGCAGATTTTTCCCATTGGATATT GATTATGGGGTCAACAAGCAGGttacaaagaaaaataagaatgaGAGCAGCAACCTTGCTCCCCAGTTAGCagaattgatgaagatgctctTTAATGTGGAAACATACAG AGCTGCCATGATGGAATTCGAGATTAATATGTGTGAAATGCCCCTTGGAAAACTGAGCAAAACCAATATCCAAAAGG GGTTTGAGGCATTAACAGAAATACAGAATCTCTTAAGCAACAATACTCATGATCCTTCTGTGAAAGAAAGCTTGATCATTGATGCCAGCAACCGGTTTTTCACTGTGATCCCTTCAGTACATCCTCATGTTATTAGGGATGAGGATATTTTTAAGTCAAAG GTGAAAATGTTAGAAGCTCTCCAGGACATTGAAATTGCTTCAAGATTGGTTGGTTTTGATGGTGATACTGATGAGTCCATTGATGATAAATACAAGAAGCTCCGCTGTGAG GATTGGAGTCTTGAACTTGAAGAAGTTTTTTCACTTGAAAGGGAAGGGGAATATGATAAATTTGCTCCTTACAGACAAAAGCTTAGCAATAGAATGCTCCTTTGGCATG GTTCTCGGCTGACAAACTTTGTGGGCATACTTAGCCAGGGACTGAGAATAGCTCCTCCTGAAGCTCCAGCTACTGGTTATATG TTTGGCAAGGGGATTTACTTTGCTGATCTTGTCAGTAAGAGTGCTCAGTATTGCTATACCGACAAGAAAAATCCTGTGGGCCTCATGCTTCTCAGCGAAGTTGCCCTAGGGGATGTCTATGAAGTCAAGAAGGCCAAG TATATGGATAAACCTCCTGAAGGAAAGCACTCCACCAAAGGACTTGGCAAGAAGATGCCTAACGAGTCTGAATGTGTAAAATGGAGGAATGATGTTGTAGTTCCTTGTGGGAAACCGGTGCCATCCAATGTCAGGGCCTCTGAACTGATGTATAATGAGTACATCGTTTACGACACAGCTCAA GTTAAGATGCAATTCTTGTTGAAGGTGAGGTTTCATCACAAGAGTTAA
- the LOC107425917 gene encoding LOB domain-containing protein 16: MASGTHGTGSPCGACKFLRRKCASDCIFAPYFCSEQGPARFAAIHKVFGASNVSKLLLHVPVPDRCEAVVTIAYEAQARIRDPVYGCVAHIFALQQQVACLQAQLMQAKAQLAQNLIESRNMENQWPGFANGGANFPNYGNYRNPISPQSSLESVEHNNDGMSTQELQGCREDFSLLQPCSKKRPNNATTDLGELQALALRMMRN, encoded by the exons ATGGCATCTGGGACTCATGGAACAGGGTCTCCTTGCGGGGCATGCAAGTTTCTCAGGCGCAAGTGTGCATCCGATTGTATATTTGCTCCTTATTTTTGCTCCGAACAAGGACCTGCCCGTTTTGCAGCCATTCACAAAGTGTTTGGTGCTAGCAATGTTTCTAAGCTGCTTTTGCATGTCCCTGTTCCTGATCGCTGTGAGGCAGTTGTCACAATTGCTTATGAGGCTCAAGCAAGGATTAGAGACCCTGTTTATGGATGTGTTGCTCACATTTTTGCCTTGCAACAGCAG gTGGCATGCCTGCAAGCACAATTGATGCAGGCAAAAGCTCAACTAGCTCAAAACCTGATTGAATCAAGGAATATGGAAAATCAATGGCCAGGATTTGCCAATGGAGGCGCCAACTTTCCAAACTATGGGAACTACAGGAACCCCATTTCACCTCAAAGCTCACTCGAATCGGTTGAGCATAACAATGATGGAATGAGCACGCAGGAATTACAAGGCTGCAGAGAGGATTTCTCACTTCTCCAACCTTGTTCTAAGAAAAGACCAAATAATGCAACTACGGACTTGGGTGAGCTTCAGGCTTTGGCCCTCAGAATGATGAGGAACTAG